From the genome of Legionella beliardensis:
CAAGCTGTTTATCAAGAAAGTTTAAGGCTATACCCACCGGCATGGATATTGGCGCGTGAAGTAAAAGAAACAACTGTATTGGATAAGCAAATTATTAAGCCCGGTAATATTGTATTAATAAATATTAGAGATTTACACCGCCATCCTGATTTTTGGCCAAAACCTAATAAATTTTATCCAGAGCGATTCATCAATAATTCTACTGCACATAAGTATGCTTATATTCCTTTTGGTATGGGTAAACGTATTTGTAGTGGGTACCAATTAGCTATGATTGAAGCCATTTATGTCATCTCAAAATTAGTACTTGATTTTCAATTTGAATTAAAAGAGTATGGTCGCTTAAGGACACAAGCGATGGTAACGCAACATCCTAAAGACACTATTAAATTATTAATCAGGAAGCGATAAAAAGGAATGAATACATCTGTAGAATCAAGGATTGCTGATTATTACAAACTAGGTTTTAAACGTAATAAATCGCTATTTAGTGAATTTTTACCCAAGGGCTATGCACAAGTTACCTTAAATCAGGTCCCGGCCGATTACTTTAAGGACTTAATTAATACAAAAATTCTTTTAGGCCTTTTTATTACCCTATGTGATGATTTTGTAGATAATCCCACCTATGCCAATCCCAAATTAATTAATGAACTTGCGAAAATCCCTTTAGATGACGTCTCTATTGATACCCAAGGATTAACAGAGTTTGAATCTAAAGTTGTGTCTTTTGCTAAAGAATTATTTCAACAAATTATCTCTTTTTTGCAAAAATTACCTCATTTTGATTGTTTAAAGATGCTACTTTATTTTGATATTAAGCAATTCTTTAATGGCCTTCATTATTCACAACTAATAAGAATTTTTCCTCAAATGACCAATACGGTGGAATGCGCCTGCTACCTACCTCATAACATGGGAATTATAATTGTCGGGATGATGGATTTAATGGCTATTGCTGATTTTGACATCAATGAATTTGGTATTATTAGGGAATTTTTTTGGTTTGCCCAACGCTTTAGTAATATTTGCAATACCTTAACAACCTTTGAACGCGAATTAAATGAACATGACTTTGGCAATGAAATTATGCTTCTATCAGCTCAAGAAAATAGACAAGGCGATATAGGAAGCTATCAAGAAGCAAAAGAAAAATTAATCGCCGAACAGCTAACAATTATTGACCAAATTGCTCTGTATCAAATAAATTCTTTTTCTACTTTAGAGTACATTAAAGGCTTAAAGTATTTACAATCTCTTCATCAGTCTATGCAAGGATTTATTTAGTGCCACGCATTGCCATTCTAGGTGGTGGTTTTGCAGGACTTTGTGCTGCCCAGAGACTTAGCAATAAACAAAATCAGATCTTTATCATTGACAATTATTGGCTAAATGCCAATAAAAGGCGCGGCATACCCCAAGCTAATCATCTGCATATTTTATTATTAGAAGGCCAGAGGCTCTTAGAAAAATTATTTCCAGGAATTTTAAACGAATTACTCGCCGCAGGTGCCCAGCTTGTTGATTGGTCTGCAGATACTTATTGGCAAGGACCTTATGGTAAATACCCACAATATACGTCTGACTTTAAAACACTTCTTTTTAGCCGCCAATTATTGGATAAAATTCTTTATCAGCGCATTATCAATGCCAATTCATTCGTATTAATACAAGGTAAAGTGACCCGCTTAATCATCGATAAGAAAAGGATTATGGCAATAAATTATCGCAACGAGCAAGGTTGCTATCAATTAGAAGCAGATTTATTTATTGAATGCCGAGGTCGTGGCTCAAACTTATCGCAGCTTCTAGCAGAGCAATCCTTACCAGTAAAAAATAAAATGGTAAGAAATACCTTACAATATCTTTCTTTTAAGTTACCCAAAGATCAGGTGAGACTAACAAATTGTAAGCAATTTTATCTGCAGGCAGATAAAGTGCATAACCCATTAGGATTTGTCATTTCACCCATAGAAAATAATGATTACATACTAACTTTTATCTCAACTATCAAGGACGCTTTTAAAAATATAAAAACCTTAAATGATTTGCTACTGCTCTATCAACACCCAGAGCTTAATAAGCTACTCGACCCTAACTTAAAACCAGTAAAATTTAGCCTCTTCCACAACCTCATTAATCAAAAAAAATACTTTAGCAGGCTTAAATTAGCTAATTTATTAGTGCTGGGCGATGCGTTGTGTTACTTAAATCCTGTGTATGGACAAGGTATGACTGTTGCCTTAAAACAAGTATTTACTCTGAATAGTCACTTAAAGAAACCCCACTTTAAGCAACAAAAGCAAATTGAGCAACAGCATAAAATACCTTGGATTTTAGCGACAAGCGAAGATTTGCGTTGGCAAACCAACAAGTCCGTGCTGATCTGGTGTTTAAATAAATTGTTTAGTTTATGGTTAAGTAACGCCACTAAAAACTCGTGGTTTCACCTTTGGTTTTTGAAAATATTACATATGCATTTTCAAACACAATCCAAAATTTTGCCACTCCATTTGGAAAAACAGAATGCTAATCCTACATCAATACCCTAGTGTTTGGGGCCTACCTAGCTTATCGCCTTTTTGCATTAAAGTTGAAGCTTACCTCAAAATGACAGCCCTTCCCTATCAGGTTGTCATACAAAATAACCCTAAGCGTGGCCCAAAAGGTAAATTTCCGGTGTTAGAAGATAAAGGAAAGTTGATTCCTGACTCTTCTTTTATTATTGATTACTTAAATAAACAATATAATCCTTCCATGGCAATTCTTGATCCCGCGGCGCTCGGAATGCAACGCCTAATTGAAGAACATCTCTACTTTATTATTCTTTATTCAAGATGGGTGGATAAGAAAGGTATTAAGATCATTTATTCTGATTTTTCTGGCTTTTTTCCAAAACCTATTGCTTTTCTCGCTTTGACTTGGATTAGGAAACAATTAACTAAACAAGCCATCATGCAAGGCATTGCGAGACATAGCAAGGAAGAAGTTTATGCTCAAGGCGTACAAGATATTGCTGCAGTGGCCGCATGGCTAGGCAATAAAACCTATTGCCTAGGTAAAGAGCTTAACGCAATTGATGCTACTGTTTATGCCTTTATGAGAACAATACAATTAAGTCCCTTAGAAAATCCTTTAAAAGATGCACTACAAGCGCATCCTAATTTAATAGATTATTGTGATCGTATTAGTCTGAATTGGTAATTAATTATACAATAAGGTATCTACATAAATAGGTTAGCAAAAGTGGCCTTGATACAGCCCAAAAGGCCGAAACCTGGGTTTCACTTCACTACCCAGACTACTTGCTGCTTAGTATGAAATAAATTACACCTAAATTACCGCGGCTTGCGCAGTATCCAGTGAAGTGGCACTAGGGGGTATGGATCAAGCCCCAGTATTTTGAACTAGTGATTAAGCGTGATTAGTTAATTTTAAACCTAAAATAGCTACAATAATGAGCAAAATACAACCAATCCTTATTAAGGTAGCTGGCTCACCAAGAAAATATAAGCCATAAATAACTGTTCCTACTGCACCAATTCCCGTCCAAACAGCATAAGCGGTTCCAATAGGCAATTCTTTTAAAGCTTGTGAAAGCAATAAGAAGCTTATTAACATGGCAGATAAGGTCATTATAGAGGGATACAATTTGGTAAAACCTTCGGTGTATTTTAATCCTACCGCCCATACCACTTCAAAAGCACCAGCAAGTAATAAATAAATCCAAGCCATACTATCTCCTACTAAACTAAACCTTAATAACCGAAATATCGCAGTTTATTAATAATACAAGCTACCATGTAAACTAGAATTGAGCCACGTATTTCCGAGATAAATCGAAAACAAGCAGGGTAATTTTAAACCTTAGCTAAAATTATGCGACTTTCTCAAAGTCAAGACTGTTTTTTTAATTTATTTCTGATTATCATTGCAAGAAATACCTCTCTAATTCATCAAGAAAAAGTTGTGGATAACTTTTCTATCTTTCTTTTCTTATTAGTCAATATTTAAACTACTTAGTAAGTAACTCCTTGTTTTATATCTACTTAATCGATTTATTTAAAACTTGTCGTTTAAATGCTTATCCACAAAAACTGTGGATAAGCTTGTGCATAGAGCTATAAAATCCTTGTGGCTAAAGAGGTTAGCCTTTTGTTCAAGCTTTAACAACTTACAGCCTAATTTTGGTTACTCGCGGCACGTTCTTTGATGCGCTCTAGGGCATAATGAAGACGAAATAATGTTCGGGTTTTACCAATTAAGGCAATCGTTGCATCAATGGCGGGCGACATGCTTATGCCGGTCACAGCAACGCGTAATGGTTGGCCAATTTTACTCATATTTATATTAAATTCAGCGCTAACATCATTAATGGCATGTTGAATAGTTTCGGCAGCCCAATCGGTTTCTTGTTGTAATCGTTCATATAAGCGCTGCAATGGCTCTAAAACAACCGGGCGAAGATGTTTTTTAATGGCATCCTCATCGTATTCAATGACATCTTGATAAAAATAACGACTTTTCTCAGCCATTTCGACTAATGTTTTACAGCGATCAGCCTGAAGTATAACGACTTTATCTAATGAAGGCCCTTCTGAAATATTAATACCTAAATGTTGAAAGTGTCCTAATAGAGCTTGGGCCACTTCGGAGGGCGAATCGGCTTTTAAATAGTGTTGGTTTAACCAATATAATTTTTCATAATTAAAACTAGCCACGCCTCGACTCACGTTGGCTAAATCAAAATGTTGGATCATTTCCTGGGCGCTAAATATTTCCTGATCACCATAAGACCAACCTAAACGCACCAAATAATTAAGAAGTGCGTGCGGCAGTATGCCCTGCTCTTTAAATTGCAGCACACTAACAGCTCCATGACGTTTTGATAAACGTTTACCATCATCACCTAAAATCATCGGCAAATGAGCAAAGATAGGAATAGGTGCATTTAACGCTTTAAATAAGTTAATTTGTCGAGGAGTATTATTGATGTGATCATCACCACGAATGACATGAGTTATCTCCATGTCCCAATCATCGATTACCACCGCAAAATTATAAGTTGGGTGACCATCTGAACGAATTAATATTAAATCATCTAATTCACTATTTTCTACTTGAATATCGCCATAGACCTCATCTTTAAAAGCAACCGTACCTGTGGCTGGGTTTTTGAATCGAATAACAAACGGCTCATTAGTAGGCGCTAAGTTTAAATCACGGCAGTGGCCATCATAACGCGGCTTTTCTTTTGCTGCTAATTGCTTTTCCCGTAGTTGCTCGAGACGCTCCTTTGAGCATACACAACGATACGCTAAATTTAACGATAACAACTGGTTTGCAATTTCATGATACCTATCATATCGATTTGTTTGATAAATAGGGCCTAAATCATAATCCATACCCAACCAGGCTAACCCATCAAGAATTGCTTGTACTGATTCCTGCGTAGAACGCTCCTGGTCAGTGTCTTCAACCCGTAATACGAATTGGCCCTGATGCTTGCGAGCATACAACCATGAAAACAAGGCGGTTCTGACACCACCAACATGTAAAAAGCCTGTGGGACTTGGGGCAAAACGCGTTCTAACAACCATTGAAAAAGCTCCATTGTAAGCAGGAAAATATTCGGGCTATAATAGCTGACTTTATATCTAACGAAAAGCCAACTCAATGTATTGCCAATTTTATAAAAACTATGCAAGAAGCACTTTTTTTATTTAGCGGCGGTTATTAACTATGAAAGGCTTAAGCATTAAATATCAGCTTCGCCTTACTACTTTAATCCCGGTTTTTGTTGTCGCGTTGTTATTTGCTGTTTTTTATAACGGATAATTTAACAAAGATTTAAGTCAGCATATGTTCCGCTTAGGCGAAGCTTATATTCGACAGCTTCTACCCGCAGCCCAATTAGCCATGATGCGTAATGACAGGCGTACGCTACAAGGACTCATTAATGCCTCTACCATAAACCCTGAAGTAATAGCACTTGCTTTTTATGACGGTGATGGTCATTTAATGGCCTATCGCGGCGGTAAGCACTCTATTCATACGCCGTTTAAGCCACCCGAATTTACAGGGGACTACATTGAAAGCAAACAGATTGAGCCTTATACAATTAATTTTGTAGCGCCCATTACCATTTCAAAATTTAACCTTTATTCAACTACAACCTTTAAGCGTGCGCCGGATTATATTCCTTTACAGGCAGATGACATTCTTGGCTGGTTATCAATTGACATTGATACAAAATCCATGCTCATTAAACGTTATCAGATGTATATCGTTACCATTTTTATTACTTTGTTTGGTTTATTAATTAGTTTAACTATTCACTATTTTCTTTCCAAACGCATTTATTTACCTATTGCGCGTCTACGCCGTAGTATGAAACAAATCAACCAAAATGAATTTGAAACTCATATTGCTGTATCAAGTGACAGCGAACTTGGTGAAATTGAAAAAGGCTGTGCTCATTTACAACGCCAGTATTTAAATACCATTCATGATCTCAATCACCATATTGAAGTAGCTACTGAAGATTTACAAAATAGCCTTGAACTCTTGGAAGAAAAAAATATCCAACTGTCTTTAGAAAAGAAAAAAACCGAAGAAAAAAGCAGGCAGCAATCCGATTTCATAGCGAATATGAGTCATGAAATTCGCACGCCAATGAATGGTGTCATTGGCTTTACGAATGTCTTACTAGAAAGCAAACTTGATCCTCTACAGCTAGACTATGTAAAAACCATTAAATCATCGGCGCAAGATCTATTAAATATTATTAATGACATCCTTGATTACTCAAAAATGGATGCTGGCAAATTACATCTAGACTGTATACCGCTTGATTTACGTGCTTGTATTGATGAGGTTTTAACTTTAGCAGGCCCCAATGCCCATAAAAAAGCGATTGATTTAATCCCATCTACAGATGTTCGCGTTCCCAAAACTGTTTTAGGTGACCCACTTCGGCTAAAACAAATTTTAACTAACTTAATTAGCAATGCGATTAAATTCACCGACCATGGTTATGTTTTAATTCGTACGACCATTGAGCAAGAATCAGAAAAAGATTATTTAGTCTCTATTTCTGTAGCTGATACAGGCATTGGCATTTCCAAAGAAGATCAAACCAAATTATTTAATGCATTTAACCAAGCGGATACCTCAATCACCAGACGCTATGGCGGTACTGGCTTAGGGTTAGTAATTTGTAAAAAACTAGCCGAAGCCATGCACGGTCGTATTCAACTAACCAGCGAGTTACATAAAGGCTCTAATTTCATCATTAAAATTAAGTTAGAAAAATTAGCCGCTTATGAAGTTGAAAAAAACCAAAGCCATCGTTTCGGTCACTTAAGCGCAATCTGCTTTGATGATAACCCATTGCAACTTGAGGCCATGTGTAATGGTGTAGGCTTTTGGGGTATAAAATGCATGAAAGTGAGTGCCTTTAATCAATTAGAAAAAGCATTTAAGGAATATAAAGACTGCGAAATTGCCTTTATTAATGTCAACGAAGGTTGTGAAAAGCAAGTAGCGCAACTGCTACGTAAACAAACGATTCCCTGTATTATCGTTTCAAAATGGCTTATCCATGACCCACAAGCGCTAGGCGCCAGAGCATTTTTATATAAGCCTTTAAGTATTCAGAAATTATACGACACCATTGAATTTATTTTGACCGAAGCCTCGCAAACGAGTAACAATCACCATGAATTAGAAAATTTAAGAAAGCAATTACGAGTGATTCATCCTGAAATTCTTATAGCCGAAGATAATCCTGTCAATCGCATGCTATTAAGCTCTCTCCTGCAAGAACATGCGTCTATTGAGCTTGTTGAAAATGGCGAAGAAACCGTTAGAGCTTGTCATGAAAAACACTACAATTTATTACTCTTAGATATGCAAATGCCCAAACTAAATGGTCTAGAAGCAGCCGGCCTAATACGCAAGGAATCGGTATTAAATCGCAGAACACCTATTGTGGTTATCAGTGCTAACACCAGCGATGTAAATCAAGAAAGACTAAAAAAATTAGGCATTGACCTTTGCTTAGAAAAACCAATTGAT
Proteins encoded in this window:
- a CDS encoding NAD(P)/FAD-dependent oxidoreductase, which codes for MPRIAILGGGFAGLCAAQRLSNKQNQIFIIDNYWLNANKRRGIPQANHLHILLLEGQRLLEKLFPGILNELLAAGAQLVDWSADTYWQGPYGKYPQYTSDFKTLLFSRQLLDKILYQRIINANSFVLIQGKVTRLIIDKKRIMAINYRNEQGCYQLEADLFIECRGRGSNLSQLLAEQSLPVKNKMVRNTLQYLSFKLPKDQVRLTNCKQFYLQADKVHNPLGFVISPIENNDYILTFISTIKDAFKNIKTLNDLLLLYQHPELNKLLDPNLKPVKFSLFHNLINQKKYFSRLKLANLLVLGDALCYLNPVYGQGMTVALKQVFTLNSHLKKPHFKQQKQIEQQHKIPWILATSEDLRWQTNKSVLIWCLNKLFSLWLSNATKNSWFHLWFLKILHMHFQTQSKILPLHLEKQNANPTSIP
- a CDS encoding glutathione S-transferase family protein, with translation MLILHQYPSVWGLPSLSPFCIKVEAYLKMTALPYQVVIQNNPKRGPKGKFPVLEDKGKLIPDSSFIIDYLNKQYNPSMAILDPAALGMQRLIEEHLYFIILYSRWVDKKGIKIIYSDFSGFFPKPIAFLALTWIRKQLTKQAIMQGIARHSKEEVYAQGVQDIAAVAAWLGNKTYCLGKELNAIDATVYAFMRTIQLSPLENPLKDALQAHPNLIDYCDRISLNW
- the sugE gene encoding quaternary ammonium compound efflux SMR transporter SugE; the protein is MAWIYLLLAGAFEVVWAVGLKYTEGFTKLYPSIMTLSAMLISFLLLSQALKELPIGTAYAVWTGIGAVGTVIYGLYFLGEPATLIRIGCILLIIVAILGLKLTNHA
- the gltX gene encoding glutamate--tRNA ligase, with the protein product MVVRTRFAPSPTGFLHVGGVRTALFSWLYARKHQGQFVLRVEDTDQERSTQESVQAILDGLAWLGMDYDLGPIYQTNRYDRYHEIANQLLSLNLAYRCVCSKERLEQLREKQLAAKEKPRYDGHCRDLNLAPTNEPFVIRFKNPATGTVAFKDEVYGDIQVENSELDDLILIRSDGHPTYNFAVVIDDWDMEITHVIRGDDHINNTPRQINLFKALNAPIPIFAHLPMILGDDGKRLSKRHGAVSVLQFKEQGILPHALLNYLVRLGWSYGDQEIFSAQEMIQHFDLANVSRGVASFNYEKLYWLNQHYLKADSPSEVAQALLGHFQHLGINISEGPSLDKVVILQADRCKTLVEMAEKSRYFYQDVIEYDEDAIKKHLRPVVLEPLQRLYERLQQETDWAAETIQHAINDVSAEFNINMSKIGQPLRVAVTGISMSPAIDATIALIGKTRTLFRLHYALERIKERAASNQN